In a genomic window of Ralstonia nicotianae:
- a CDS encoding cation:proton antiporter codes for MSAMTGLHDLFPSWPTAPGGLFWIGLALVGAALCGEFARVALKLPRIVGYAVAGLAAGVLGRPLIDADMLGETHILIEMALALALFELGHRLSFDWLRANRWLLLTSAFESLLTWGLVTWLLQAIGVAVPVAVAAGAIAVATSPTVLLQLKNELRAEGQVTERLLSLGALNSIYAGVLVPLTAGWLHSEYGHWGAALLHPLYLLVGSVLLAWVTGKAGHALYHRMAGDDHYAFLVLVGLVLFTLALTKLLKLSVPLTLLLAGVVFKHQDAHPSVWPTHFGSAGSILIVVMIVSLGLPLRASDWMIGGMAAVVLVLARFVAKLAGTTLLGSFSGLSMRQSVSLGLALGPMSGLSWLLMHDTAALYPLTGAPLSAIILCTLAIQQIAAPILTTRALRWAGEVRQEEGRR; via the coding sequence ATGTCGGCCATGACAGGACTTCACGATCTTTTTCCTTCCTGGCCCACGGCTCCCGGCGGTCTCTTCTGGATCGGGCTGGCGCTGGTCGGCGCGGCGCTGTGCGGCGAGTTCGCCCGCGTGGCGCTCAAGCTGCCGCGCATCGTCGGCTATGCGGTGGCGGGGCTGGCGGCGGGCGTGCTGGGCCGGCCGCTGATCGACGCCGACATGCTCGGCGAGACGCACATCCTGATCGAGATGGCGCTCGCGCTGGCGCTGTTCGAGCTCGGGCACCGGCTCTCGTTCGACTGGCTGCGCGCCAACCGCTGGCTGCTGCTGACCAGCGCGTTCGAGAGCCTGCTGACCTGGGGCCTGGTGACCTGGCTGCTGCAGGCCATCGGCGTGGCGGTGCCGGTGGCCGTGGCGGCCGGCGCGATCGCCGTGGCCACATCGCCGACGGTGCTGCTGCAGTTGAAGAACGAGCTGCGCGCCGAAGGACAGGTGACCGAGCGCCTGCTGTCGCTGGGCGCGCTCAACAGTATCTATGCCGGCGTCCTGGTGCCGCTCACGGCCGGCTGGCTGCACAGCGAATACGGCCACTGGGGCGCGGCGCTGCTGCATCCGCTGTATCTGCTGGTGGGGTCGGTGCTGCTGGCATGGGTGACGGGCAAGGCCGGCCACGCGCTGTATCACCGCATGGCGGGCGACGACCACTACGCCTTCCTGGTGCTGGTGGGCCTGGTGCTGTTCACGCTGGCGCTGACCAAGCTGCTCAAGCTGTCGGTGCCGCTCACGTTGCTGCTGGCGGGCGTGGTGTTCAAGCATCAGGACGCCCATCCGAGTGTGTGGCCGACGCATTTCGGCAGCGCGGGCAGCATTCTGATCGTGGTGATGATCGTGTCGCTGGGCCTGCCGCTGCGGGCGTCGGACTGGATGATCGGCGGCATGGCGGCGGTGGTGCTGGTGCTGGCGCGCTTCGTTGCCAAGCTGGCCGGGACGACGCTGCTGGGTTCGTTCTCGGGCCTGTCGATGCGGCAAAGCGTGTCGCTGGGCCTGGCGCTCGGGCCGATGTCGGGGCTGTCCTGGCTGCTGATGCACGATACCGCCGCGCTGTACCCGCTGACCGGCGCGCCGCTGTCGGCCATCATCCTGTGCACGCTGGCCATCCAGCAGATCGCCGCACCGATCCTGACCACGCGCGCGTTGCGCTGGGCGGGCGAGGTGCGGCAGGAAGAAGGGAGGCGTTGA
- a CDS encoding YbdK family carboxylate-amine ligase — MSLEPFAKSEALTFGVELELQLVNRHDYDLASASADLLRMLRGKETPGDIKPEITESMIEIATGICHSHDEALWQMREIRDRMVEAAVPLNIGICGGGTHPFQQWSQRTISASPRYQYISELYGYLAKQFTVFGQHVHLGCPSPDDALYLLHAMSRYVPHFIALAASSPFVQGVDTGFASARLNSVSAFPMSGRAPFVLTWDAFVAYFEKMRATGVIESMKDFYWDIRPKPEFGTIEVRVMDTPLTVERAAAVAAYIQALGRWLLLDRPFVPTEDDYLVYTFNRFQACRFGLAGEYVDPASGQRGALADHILETSKLLAPHAEALASEGALDMVREVVERRDSDAEWIRATEGETRNLHETVRRGCGRWAQVASLPA; from the coding sequence ATGTCCCTCGAACCGTTCGCCAAATCCGAGGCGCTGACCTTCGGCGTGGAGCTGGAGCTGCAACTCGTCAATCGGCACGACTATGACCTCGCGTCCGCCTCGGCCGACCTGCTGCGCATGCTCAGGGGCAAGGAGACGCCCGGCGACATCAAGCCGGAGATCACCGAGTCGATGATCGAGATTGCCACCGGCATCTGCCACAGCCACGACGAAGCGCTGTGGCAGATGCGCGAGATCCGCGACCGCATGGTCGAGGCGGCGGTGCCGCTCAACATCGGCATCTGCGGCGGCGGCACGCATCCGTTCCAGCAATGGAGCCAGCGCACCATCTCGGCCTCGCCGCGCTACCAGTACATCTCGGAGCTGTACGGCTATCTCGCCAAGCAGTTCACCGTGTTCGGCCAGCACGTGCACCTGGGCTGCCCCAGCCCCGACGATGCGCTGTACCTGCTGCACGCCATGTCGCGCTACGTGCCGCACTTCATCGCGCTGGCCGCGTCCTCGCCGTTCGTGCAGGGGGTGGATACCGGGTTCGCCTCGGCGCGCCTGAATTCGGTGAGTGCCTTCCCGATGTCGGGCCGCGCGCCGTTCGTGCTCACGTGGGATGCCTTTGTCGCGTACTTCGAGAAGATGCGCGCCACCGGCGTGATCGAGAGCATGAAGGACTTTTACTGGGACATCCGCCCCAAGCCCGAATTCGGCACCATCGAAGTCCGCGTGATGGATACCCCTCTGACGGTGGAGCGCGCCGCCGCCGTGGCCGCCTACATCCAGGCGCTGGGCCGCTGGCTGCTGCTCGACCGGCCGTTCGTGCCCACCGAGGACGATTACCTGGTCTACACTTTCAACCGCTTCCAGGCCTGCCGCTTCGGGCTGGCGGGCGAATACGTCGATCCGGCCAGCGGGCAGCGCGGCGCCCTGGCCGACCACATCCTGGAGACCAGCAAGCTGCTCGCACCGCACGCGGAGGCGCTGGCCTCCGAAGGCGCGCTCGACATGGTGCGCGAAGTGGTGGAGCGGCGCGACAGCGACGCGGAGTGGATCCGCGCCACCGAGGGCGAGACCCGCAACCTGCACGAGACCGTGCGGCGCGGCTGCGGACGCTGGGCGCAGGTGGCGTCGCTGCCCGCGTAG
- the putA gene encoding trifunctional transcriptional regulator/proline dehydrogenase/L-glutamate gamma-semialdehyde dehydrogenase: MATTTLGVKLDDASRERLKRAAQSIDRTPHWLIKQAIFTYLDQVERGQLPNDVGGPAADGLPSAAAAVADMADADGTEAVVQPFLEFAQSVQPQSVLRAAITAAYRRPETEAIPMLLEQARLPGALASEAKQLARDLAGKLRTQKVGTGREGLVQGLIQEFSLSSQEGVALMCLAEALLRIPDKATRDALIRDKISSGNWQSHLGQSPSLFVNAATWGLLLTGKLVATHNEAGLSKALTRIIGKRGEPLIRKGVDMAMRLMGEQFVTGETISEALANARKYEAEGFRYSYDMLGEAAMTEEDAQRYLASYEQAIRAIGQASGGRGIYEGPGISIKLSALHPRYSRAQYDRAINELYPRVKGLAMLAREYDIGINIDAEEADRLELSLDLLERLCFAPELAGWNGIGFVVQGYQKRCPFVLDYLIDLARRSKHRLMIRLVKGAYWDSEIKRAQVDGLEGYPVYTRKVYTDVSYLACARKLLAAPDAVFPQFATHNAHTLAAIYHMAGQNYYPGQYEFQCLHGMGEPLYEQVVGNKPGKLNRPCRIYAPVGTHETLLAYLVRRLLENGANTSFVNRIADESIPLDELVADPVAVVENMHAEEGALGLPHPKIPLPRNLYGDVRANSAGIDLANEHRLASLSSALLAGTSSVWAAEPTIGDAPYTGGTPQPVRNPSDLRDVVGHVTEATEADVDAALSAAAAAAPIWQATLPEARAALLDRAADLMEGEMQHLMGLIIREAGKTLSNAIAEVREAVDFLRYYAAQVRGGFSSDTHRPLGPVVCISPWNFPLAIFTGQVSAALAAGNPVLAKPAEQTPLIAAQAVRILREAGVPAGAVQLLPGRGETVGAALVKDARTKGVMFTGSTEVARILQRTLAGRLDANGAPIPLIAETGGQNAMIVDSSALAEQVVADVLSSAFDSAGQRCSALRVLCLQDDVADRVLAMLKGGMAELAMGNPDRLSTDVGPVIDAEARDNIVGHIEGMRAKGRRVHQAPAPAACAHGTFVPPTVIELDSLSDLTREIFGPVLHVVRWKRTADNAGLTRLIEQINGTGYGLTLGIHTRIDETIAHIVERARVGNLYVNRNIVGAVVGVQPFGGEGLSGTGPKAGGSLYLLRLLSTCPQDAMRTALELTAGAGTDVETEERRALLVPFDALRDWARRQSPGLAALCDRLAAATATGAVLTLPGPTGERNTYMLLPRDAVLCVAADPADWLRQLAAVLAVGSEAVVQENPAIAEVLRTLPSAVQSRVRTVASLEDAAFDAVLHHGDSDHLRALCEGLARRAGPIVGVQGLPHGGQGLALERLLIERSLSVNTAAAGGNASLMTIG; this comes from the coding sequence ATGGCTACGACCACCCTCGGGGTCAAGCTGGACGATGCTTCGCGCGAACGCCTCAAGCGCGCGGCCCAGTCCATTGACCGCACACCGCACTGGCTGATCAAGCAGGCGATCTTCACCTATCTGGACCAAGTGGAGCGGGGGCAGCTGCCGAATGATGTGGGCGGCCCGGCGGCGGATGGCCTCCCGTCCGCCGCCGCAGCCGTCGCGGACATGGCCGATGCCGATGGCACCGAGGCCGTGGTGCAACCCTTCCTCGAATTCGCGCAGAGCGTGCAGCCGCAGTCGGTGCTGCGCGCCGCCATCACGGCCGCCTACCGCCGGCCGGAAACCGAGGCGATCCCGATGCTGCTGGAGCAGGCCCGCCTGCCGGGCGCGCTGGCCTCCGAGGCCAAGCAACTTGCCCGCGACCTTGCCGGCAAGCTCCGTACGCAAAAGGTCGGCACCGGCCGCGAAGGTCTGGTGCAAGGTCTGATTCAAGAGTTCTCCCTGTCGAGCCAGGAGGGCGTGGCGCTGATGTGCCTGGCCGAGGCACTGCTGCGCATTCCCGACAAGGCCACGCGCGATGCGCTGATCCGCGACAAGATCAGCAGCGGCAACTGGCAGTCGCACCTGGGCCAGAGCCCGTCGTTGTTCGTCAACGCCGCCACCTGGGGCCTGCTGCTGACGGGCAAGCTGGTGGCCACGCACAACGAGGCCGGACTGTCGAAGGCGCTCACGCGCATCATCGGCAAGCGCGGCGAGCCGCTGATCCGCAAGGGCGTCGACATGGCGATGCGCCTGATGGGCGAGCAGTTCGTCACCGGCGAGACCATTTCCGAAGCGCTGGCCAACGCCCGCAAGTACGAGGCCGAAGGCTTCCGCTACTCCTACGACATGCTCGGCGAAGCCGCCATGACGGAAGAGGATGCCCAGCGCTACCTCGCGTCGTACGAGCAGGCCATCCGCGCGATCGGCCAGGCTTCGGGCGGGCGCGGCATCTATGAGGGGCCGGGCATCTCGATCAAGCTGTCGGCGCTGCACCCGCGCTACAGCCGCGCCCAGTACGACCGCGCCATCAATGAGCTGTATCCGCGCGTGAAGGGCCTGGCCATGCTGGCCCGCGAGTACGACATCGGCATCAACATCGATGCGGAAGAAGCCGACCGCCTGGAGCTGTCGCTCGATCTGCTCGAGCGCTTGTGCTTCGCGCCCGAGCTGGCCGGCTGGAACGGCATCGGCTTCGTGGTGCAGGGCTACCAGAAGCGCTGCCCGTTCGTGCTCGACTACCTCATCGACCTGGCGCGCCGCAGCAAGCACCGCCTGATGATTCGCCTGGTCAAGGGCGCCTACTGGGACAGCGAGATCAAGCGCGCCCAGGTCGACGGCCTGGAGGGCTATCCGGTCTATACGCGCAAGGTCTACACCGACGTGTCGTACCTGGCCTGCGCACGCAAGCTGCTGGCCGCGCCCGATGCCGTGTTCCCGCAGTTCGCCACGCACAACGCCCATACGCTGGCGGCCATCTATCACATGGCCGGGCAGAACTATTACCCCGGCCAGTACGAATTCCAGTGCCTGCACGGCATGGGCGAGCCGCTGTACGAGCAGGTGGTCGGCAACAAGCCGGGCAAGCTCAACCGGCCGTGCCGCATCTACGCGCCGGTCGGCACGCACGAGACGCTGCTGGCCTACCTGGTGCGCCGCCTGCTGGAGAACGGCGCCAACACCTCGTTCGTCAACCGCATCGCGGACGAGTCGATTCCGCTGGACGAACTCGTCGCCGATCCGGTGGCGGTGGTGGAGAACATGCACGCCGAGGAAGGCGCGCTCGGCCTGCCGCATCCGAAAATTCCGTTGCCGCGCAATCTCTATGGTGATGTGCGTGCCAATTCGGCAGGGATCGATCTGGCGAACGAGCATCGGCTGGCGTCGTTGTCGTCTGCGCTGCTGGCCGGTACCAGCTCGGTCTGGGCCGCTGAACCGACCATCGGCGATGCGCCATACACCGGTGGCACGCCGCAACCGGTGCGCAACCCGTCGGACCTGCGCGACGTGGTCGGCCACGTGACCGAAGCCACTGAAGCCGACGTCGATGCCGCGCTGTCGGCCGCCGCCGCCGCCGCCCCGATCTGGCAAGCCACGCTGCCCGAAGCGCGTGCCGCGCTGCTCGATCGCGCCGCCGACCTGATGGAAGGCGAGATGCAGCACCTGATGGGCCTGATCATCCGCGAGGCGGGCAAGACGCTGTCCAACGCGATCGCCGAAGTGCGCGAGGCGGTGGACTTCCTGCGCTACTACGCGGCGCAGGTGCGTGGCGGGTTCTCCAGCGACACGCACCGCCCGCTGGGCCCGGTGGTCTGCATCAGCCCGTGGAACTTCCCGCTGGCGATCTTCACCGGCCAGGTGAGCGCGGCGCTGGCCGCCGGCAACCCGGTGCTGGCCAAGCCCGCCGAGCAGACCCCGCTGATCGCCGCACAGGCCGTGCGCATCCTGCGCGAGGCCGGCGTGCCGGCCGGCGCGGTGCAGCTGCTGCCGGGCCGCGGCGAGACCGTCGGGGCCGCGCTGGTGAAGGATGCGCGCACCAAGGGCGTGATGTTCACCGGCTCGACCGAGGTGGCGCGCATCCTGCAGCGCACGCTGGCCGGCCGCCTGGATGCCAACGGCGCACCGATCCCGCTGATCGCCGAGACCGGCGGCCAGAACGCGATGATCGTCGATTCGTCGGCTCTGGCCGAGCAGGTGGTGGCCGATGTGCTGTCGTCCGCCTTCGATTCCGCCGGGCAGCGCTGCTCGGCCCTGCGCGTGCTGTGCCTGCAGGACGATGTGGCCGACCGCGTGCTGGCGATGCTCAAGGGCGGCATGGCCGAGTTGGCGATGGGCAATCCCGATCGCCTGTCCACTGACGTCGGCCCGGTGATCGACGCCGAGGCGCGCGACAACATCGTCGGCCATATCGAAGGGATGCGCGCCAAGGGCCGGCGCGTGCACCAGGCGCCCGCGCCGGCTGCCTGCGCCCACGGCACCTTCGTGCCGCCGACGGTGATCGAACTCGACAGCCTGTCGGACCTGACGCGCGAGATCTTCGGGCCGGTGCTGCACGTGGTCCGCTGGAAGCGCACAGCCGACAACGCCGGCCTCACCCGGCTCATCGAGCAGATCAACGGCACGGGCTACGGCCTGACGCTGGGCATCCACACCCGCATCGACGAGACCATCGCGCACATCGTCGAGCGTGCGCGGGTGGGCAACCTGTACGTGAACCGCAATATCGTCGGCGCGGTGGTCGGCGTGCAGCCGTTCGGCGGCGAGGGCCTGTCGGGCACCGGCCCGAAGGCGGGCGGCTCGCTGTATCTGCTGCGCCTGCTGTCGACCTGCCCGCAGGACGCGATGCGCACGGCGCTGGAGTTGACCGCGGGCGCCGGCACCGACGTCGAGACCGAGGAGCGCCGCGCGCTGCTGGTGCCGTTCGACGCGCTGCGTGACTGGGCGCGCCGGCAGTCGCCCGGGCTGGCCGCGCTGTGCGACCGCCTGGCGGCGGCCACGGCCACCGGCGCGGTTCTGACGCTGCCGGGCCCGACCGGCGAGCGCAACACCTATATGCTGCTGCCGCGCGACGCGGTGCTGTGCGTGGCGGCCGATCCGGCCGACTGGCTGCGTCAGCTGGCGGCCGTGCTGGCCGTGGGCAGCGAGGCGGTCGTGCAGGAAAACCCTGCCATCGCCGAGGTGCTGCGTACGCTGCCGTCGGCAGTACAATCGCGCGTCCGGACAGTGGCGTCGCTGGAAGACGCGGCGTTCGACGCGGTGCTGCACCACGGCGATTCGGATCACCTGCGCGCCCTGTGCGAAGGGCTGGCGCGCCGTGCCGGTCCGATCGTCGGCGTGCAGGGCTTGCCGCACGGCGGACAGGGGCTGGCGTTGGAGCGCCTGCTGATCGAGCGTTCGCTGTCGGTCAACACGGCCGCGGCGGGTGGCAACGCCAGCCTGATGACCATCGGCTGA
- a CDS encoding primosomal protein N', producing MTATRVDAAPPAVAQAARAGAIARMVIDTPLDAVFDYRCAQPVVPGQLVVVPFGSRRVVALVVETAGTTEVPADRLRDVERVLDWVPPLDAEWRALAEFAAGYYHRALGEVTLPALPPLWRTPGSWDSLARHATETVYVMREPARAALLDSIPRRAAGAMRLAEALTGDGELSASAAVALHGQATAKLRDWAAVGWVGAELRPRPLLPVPRDLPPASVAPALNAEQAAAVEAIAQAGAGGGFAPFLLYGVTGSGKTEVYLHAIADALARDPAAQVLMLVPEINLTPQLEARIAARFPGVPLAALHSGLAEQPRALNWLAAHRGEARIVLGTRLAMLASLPHLALILVDEEHDTSYKQQEGLRYSARDLALWRAKQRGIPVVLGSATPSLETWWRAEQGTTARLVLSQRAQADAVLPRVSLIDLTLERRAGREIRDGLSRPLLDAVAGRLARGEQSLLFLNRRGYAPVLACDACGWLSGCPRCSAYLVLHKPEHRLRCHHCGYESRIPHHCPDCGNVDIAPLGRGTQRIEETLGALFPQARVARIDADSTRRKGSAEALFDTVHEGAVDILIGTQMVAKGHDFQRVTLVGVVAPDASLFSHDFRAGEHLFASLMQVAGRAGRAGLAGEVLIQTRYPDAPALLALVRHDYAGFARQLLRERKQACLPPFAYQALLTAEHRELARALEFLGAARAAGQAVAEAQGLPVQLHDPVPMTMVRLANRERAQLLLESASRAALQRLLATWTDGFGDIGRTVKGVRWQLEIDPLRI from the coding sequence ATGACCGCTACCCGTGTTGATGCCGCTCCGCCCGCCGTTGCCCAGGCAGCGCGCGCGGGCGCCATTGCGCGGATGGTGATCGATACGCCGCTGGATGCCGTATTCGACTATCGCTGCGCGCAGCCGGTCGTGCCGGGCCAGCTGGTGGTGGTGCCGTTCGGCAGCCGGCGCGTGGTGGCGCTGGTGGTGGAGACCGCCGGCACCACCGAGGTGCCGGCAGACCGCCTGCGCGATGTCGAGCGCGTGCTCGACTGGGTGCCGCCGCTGGATGCCGAATGGCGCGCGCTGGCCGAATTCGCCGCGGGCTACTACCACCGGGCGCTGGGTGAAGTGACGCTGCCGGCGCTGCCGCCGTTGTGGCGTACGCCCGGCAGCTGGGATAGCCTGGCCCGCCACGCCACCGAGACCGTCTACGTGATGCGCGAGCCGGCGCGCGCCGCCTTGCTCGACAGCATCCCCCGGCGGGCGGCCGGGGCGATGCGCCTGGCCGAAGCGCTGACGGGCGACGGCGAACTGTCCGCCAGCGCCGCTGTCGCGCTGCACGGGCAGGCGACGGCCAAGCTGCGCGATTGGGCCGCGGTGGGCTGGGTCGGGGCGGAACTGCGTCCCAGGCCGTTGCTGCCGGTGCCGCGCGATCTGCCGCCGGCGTCCGTCGCGCCGGCGCTCAATGCCGAGCAGGCCGCGGCCGTCGAAGCCATCGCGCAGGCCGGGGCGGGCGGCGGTTTCGCGCCGTTCCTGCTGTACGGGGTCACCGGCAGCGGTAAGACCGAGGTCTACCTGCACGCCATCGCCGATGCCCTCGCGCGCGATCCGGCCGCGCAGGTGCTGATGCTGGTGCCCGAGATCAACCTGACGCCGCAGCTGGAGGCGCGCATTGCGGCGCGCTTCCCCGGCGTGCCGCTGGCCGCGCTGCACAGCGGCCTGGCCGAGCAGCCGCGCGCGCTGAACTGGCTGGCGGCGCATCGCGGCGAGGCGCGCATCGTGCTCGGCACGCGGCTGGCGATGCTGGCCTCGCTGCCGCACCTCGCGCTGATCCTCGTCGACGAGGAGCACGACACGTCCTATAAGCAGCAAGAGGGCCTGCGCTATTCCGCGCGCGATCTGGCGCTGTGGCGGGCCAAGCAGCGCGGCATCCCGGTCGTGCTCGGGTCGGCCACGCCGTCGCTGGAGACCTGGTGGCGCGCCGAGCAGGGCACCACCGCGCGCCTGGTGCTGTCGCAGCGCGCGCAGGCCGATGCGGTGCTGCCGCGCGTCTCGCTGATCGACCTGACGCTGGAGCGCCGCGCGGGCCGGGAGATCCGCGACGGGCTGTCCAGGCCGCTGCTCGATGCCGTTGCCGGGCGCCTGGCGCGCGGCGAGCAGAGCCTGCTGTTCCTCAACCGCCGTGGCTACGCGCCGGTGCTGGCGTGCGACGCCTGCGGCTGGTTGTCGGGCTGCCCGCGCTGCTCGGCATATCTGGTGCTGCACAAGCCGGAGCACCGGCTGCGCTGCCACCACTGCGGCTACGAATCGCGCATCCCGCACCATTGCCCGGACTGCGGCAACGTCGACATCGCGCCGCTGGGGCGCGGCACGCAGCGCATCGAGGAGACCCTCGGCGCGCTGTTTCCGCAGGCGCGCGTGGCGCGCATCGACGCCGACTCCACCCGCCGCAAGGGCAGCGCCGAGGCGCTGTTCGACACCGTGCACGAAGGGGCCGTCGATATCCTGATCGGCACGCAGATGGTCGCCAAGGGGCATGACTTCCAGCGCGTGACGCTGGTGGGCGTGGTGGCGCCCGATGCGTCCCTGTTCAGCCACGACTTCCGTGCCGGCGAGCACCTGTTCGCCTCGCTGATGCAGGTGGCCGGGCGCGCCGGCCGCGCCGGGCTGGCGGGCGAAGTGCTGATCCAGACCCGCTACCCGGATGCCCCCGCCCTGCTGGCGCTGGTGCGGCACGATTACGCCGGCTTCGCGCGCCAGCTGCTGCGCGAGCGCAAGCAGGCCTGCCTGCCGCCGTTCGCCTACCAGGCGCTGCTGACCGCCGAACACCGCGAGTTGGCGCGCGCGCTGGAATTCCTCGGCGCCGCGCGCGCGGCCGGGCAGGCCGTGGCCGAAGCCCAGGGCCTGCCGGTGCAACTGCACGATCCGGTGCCCATGACCATGGTGCGCCTGGCCAACCGCGAACGCGCCCAACTGCTGCTTGAGAGCGCTTCGCGCGCCGCCCTGCAGCGGCTGCTGGCCACCTGGACCGACGGGTTTGGCGACATCGGCCGGACGGTCAAGGGCGTGCGCTGGCAGCTCGAGATCGACCCGCTGCGGATCTGA
- a CDS encoding branched-chain amino acid ABC transporter substrate-binding protein: MKLKQLWVAAALCALGSAASAQEVIKLGFAAPMTGAQAQYGKDMQNGVTLAIEEFNATKPKIAGKDVKFQLVSEDDQADPKTGTTVAQKLVDGGIKGMVGHFNSGTSIPASRVYNQAGIAQIAMATAPEYTKQGYKTTFRMMTSDTQQGSVVGTFAVKKLGYKNLAIVDDRTAYGQGLADEFEKAAKAAGATIVRREYTNDKASDFKAILTQIKSKNPDAVFYGGAEGQSAPLVKQMRELGMKATLMSGEMSKTDDFIKLAGAPAAEGVVCSLAGLPLEQMPGGAGYKQRYEKRFGSTVQTYSPYAYDGAMALMKAMVAAGSSDPSKYLPILAATNAQGVTAKHYAYDDKGDLKDGGITVYKVTGGKWVPLESVGGK; this comes from the coding sequence ATGAAATTGAAGCAACTGTGGGTGGCAGCGGCGCTGTGTGCGCTGGGCAGCGCGGCATCGGCTCAGGAAGTCATCAAGCTGGGTTTCGCCGCGCCGATGACCGGCGCCCAGGCCCAGTACGGCAAGGACATGCAGAACGGCGTGACCCTGGCCATCGAAGAGTTCAACGCCACCAAGCCGAAGATCGCCGGCAAGGATGTGAAATTCCAGCTGGTGTCGGAAGACGACCAGGCCGATCCGAAGACCGGCACCACCGTCGCGCAGAAGCTGGTGGACGGTGGCATCAAGGGCATGGTCGGCCACTTCAACTCGGGCACCAGCATCCCGGCCTCGCGTGTGTACAACCAGGCCGGCATCGCGCAGATCGCCATGGCGACCGCCCCGGAATACACGAAGCAGGGCTACAAGACCACCTTCCGCATGATGACCTCCGACACCCAGCAGGGTTCGGTGGTCGGCACCTTCGCCGTCAAGAAGCTGGGCTACAAGAACCTCGCCATCGTCGATGACCGCACGGCCTATGGCCAGGGCCTGGCCGACGAGTTCGAGAAGGCCGCCAAGGCCGCCGGCGCCACCATCGTGCGTCGGGAGTACACCAACGACAAGGCCAGCGACTTCAAGGCGATCCTCACGCAGATCAAGAGCAAGAACCCGGACGCCGTGTTCTACGGCGGCGCCGAAGGCCAGTCGGCTCCGCTGGTCAAGCAGATGCGCGAGCTGGGCATGAAGGCGACGCTGATGTCGGGCGAAATGTCCAAGACCGACGACTTCATCAAGCTGGCCGGCGCACCGGCCGCCGAAGGCGTGGTGTGCTCGCTGGCCGGCCTGCCGCTGGAGCAGATGCCGGGCGGCGCGGGCTACAAGCAGCGCTACGAGAAGCGTTTCGGCTCGACGGTGCAGACGTACTCGCCGTACGCCTACGACGGCGCGATGGCCCTGATGAAGGCGATGGTCGCCGCCGGTTCGTCCGACCCGAGCAAGTACCTGCCGATCCTGGCCGCCACCAACGCGCAGGGCGTCACCGCCAAGCACTACGCCTACGACGACAAGGGCGACCTCAAGGACGGCGGCATCACCGTCTACAAGGTCACTGGCGGCAAGTGGGTGCCGCTCGAAAGCGTGGGCGGCAAGTAA